A genome region from Oscillatoria sp. FACHB-1406 includes the following:
- a CDS encoding DUF433 domain-containing protein, with the protein MSRQELEHQLLTLSLSDKAELVQNLTRTLRISGKGISKTPGVCGGEACIAGTRIAVWLLVEAQQLGIGEAQLLQDYPHITAADLVNAWAYADAHSEEISAAIRANNEVA; encoded by the coding sequence ATGTCTCGCCAAGAACTCGAACATCAGCTTCTCACCCTATCGCTTTCCGACAAAGCAGAACTCGTTCAAAACTTAACCCGAACCCTTCGCATCAGTGGAAAGGGAATCAGTAAAACGCCCGGTGTTTGTGGCGGAGAAGCTTGTATTGCTGGAACCCGGATTGCTGTTTGGCTATTAGTCGAAGCGCAACAGCTTGGGATTGGCGAAGCCCAACTCTTGCAAGACTACCCTCATATTACCGCTGCCGATCTTGTCAATGCTTGGGCCTATGCCGATGCTCATTCCGAAGAAATTTCAGCAGCTATTCGCGCTAATAATGAGGTAGCCTAG
- a CDS encoding S-layer homology domain-containing protein, producing MASGRPICLYFLISCLGFSVAACANNPNFGRWFAPDPKLQPSPTPTVTNSPQPTPTESVARVPANFPTEIPRYPNAELIESELTSPEVGTVTRWTTPDSGEAIAAFYERELKDKNWEILSAPSPSPALPNAPKTIAARQKDLKIVLSIPNKLPTDSTPGSSFELSYLWESTATPSPVTSPTPTNVANVALTDISTLPAPTQNTLRDLAALGVIPATGAFEPNKAINRAEFARWLVMANNALYANNPGKQIRLIPNPTQPAFKDVPKSNPNFAYIQGLAEAGLIPSPLSGNTSATLFQPDAPLTRENLVLWKVPLDTRQALPKGTLDNVQKTWGFKDSGQINPIAFGALAADYQNDEQSNIRRAFGFTTLLQPKKPVSRAEAGTAIGFFGYQGEGVTAQDALQLKAAPQSTPADASTQPTPESASPQPAPSTPAQ from the coding sequence ATGGCCTCCGGTCGCCCGATCTGCCTTTATTTCCTCATTAGCTGTCTCGGCTTTTCCGTTGCAGCGTGCGCCAATAACCCCAACTTCGGACGCTGGTTTGCCCCCGATCCTAAATTACAGCCCAGTCCGACTCCCACCGTTACCAATAGCCCCCAGCCCACGCCGACAGAAAGCGTCGCTCGAGTTCCGGCTAATTTTCCGACAGAGATTCCTCGCTATCCCAACGCCGAGTTAATCGAATCAGAGTTAACCTCGCCGGAAGTCGGAACGGTGACGCGCTGGACAACCCCCGACTCGGGAGAAGCGATCGCTGCCTTCTACGAGCGAGAATTAAAAGACAAAAACTGGGAAATTCTCTCCGCCCCCTCCCCCTCCCCAGCACTCCCCAACGCACCCAAAACGATTGCAGCCCGTCAAAAAGACCTCAAAATCGTTCTCTCTATCCCCAACAAACTGCCAACCGATTCAACCCCAGGATCGAGCTTCGAGCTTAGCTATCTGTGGGAAAGCACCGCAACGCCCTCGCCGGTAACATCGCCAACCCCCACCAACGTTGCCAACGTCGCCCTCACCGATATTTCCACGCTGCCCGCACCCACCCAGAACACCCTGCGCGACTTAGCCGCATTAGGAGTCATTCCCGCAACCGGCGCATTTGAACCCAACAAAGCAATTAACCGCGCCGAATTTGCCCGCTGGTTGGTAATGGCGAACAATGCCCTTTATGCCAACAATCCCGGCAAACAAATTCGTCTGATTCCCAACCCAACGCAACCCGCCTTCAAAGACGTTCCGAAAAGCAACCCTAACTTTGCCTACATCCAAGGATTAGCCGAAGCGGGCTTAATTCCATCGCCCCTCTCGGGCAATACTTCCGCTACACTCTTTCAGCCCGATGCTCCTTTAACGCGGGAAAATTTAGTGTTGTGGAAAGTTCCGCTCGATACCCGTCAAGCCTTACCGAAAGGAACCCTTGATAATGTTCAAAAAACTTGGGGCTTCAAAGATTCGGGACAAATTAACCCGATCGCGTTTGGCGCGCTGGCTGCGGACTATCAAAACGACGAACAATCGAATATTCGACGCGCTTTCGGGTTTACGACTCTCCTACAACCGAAAAAACCCGTCTCCCGTGCAGAAGCTGGCACCGCGATCGGGTTTTTCGGCTACCAAGGAGAAGGCGTAACCGCGCAAGATGCTTTGCAACTCAAGGCTGCGCCCCAGTCTACGCCTGCGGACGCTTCGACGCAGCCTACACCAGAAAGTGCTTCACCGCAGCCCGCGCCTTCAACGCCAGCGCAATAA
- a CDS encoding serine/threonine-protein kinase produces MSYCLNPQCPQPQNHTHERFCTACGTRLLLGDRYRAIERISSGGIGRTFRGIDEGQPQKNPCIIKQVDLRQHSISSLEKAQQIFLKEALKLQELGRHPQIPQLLAYIEPEVAPGQVPALVQEWIEGQTVGEEGRYDEAAAYELLHHVLPVLQFIHDRHVIHRDINPQNLLRPNFPIANAPVFLVDFSTAKVTTKTNLAKTGTMLGSAAYAAPEQLRGKAVFASDLFSLGMTCIYLLTQVHPFEFYSSMDGSAVWGDFLTEPLSPRLRGILNKMIAEGLGDRYSSAAEVYHDLHAGAILKVPEFAPSSKATLAPRWRCVGTLTGHLSSVHAIAFHPYESILASSSADRTIKLWNLDSGEQTATLTGHNSIVAALAYSPDGELLISSSWDYTLRVWQEEVEIRTLTAHSGWVSVLDISPDGKFLVSGSADKTIKLWNLANGELLDTFDGHQGDVDSVAIAPFSVSLNPGDIKGILASGSADGTIKLWNLATGKELRTLSDREKSTNALIFSPTGQLLISGSIDATLKIWSLQDGAIVHTLSGHEAPINAIALNREGNLLLSASSDNTVKLWHPASGRLLQTLEEHEAGVLGVAISPDGQLIATASQDKTIKLWRFQ; encoded by the coding sequence ATGAGTTATTGCTTAAATCCCCAATGTCCGCAACCTCAAAATCATACCCACGAGAGATTTTGTACCGCTTGCGGTACGAGGTTATTATTAGGCGATCGCTACCGCGCGATCGAACGCATCAGTTCCGGGGGGATTGGTAGAACCTTTCGCGGGATTGATGAAGGACAACCGCAAAAAAATCCTTGCATCATCAAACAAGTCGATCTTCGCCAGCACAGCATTAGCAGCCTCGAAAAGGCGCAACAGATTTTTCTGAAAGAAGCGCTAAAACTTCAGGAGTTGGGCAGGCATCCTCAAATCCCGCAGTTACTCGCGTACATCGAACCCGAAGTCGCGCCGGGACAAGTGCCAGCCCTCGTGCAGGAGTGGATTGAGGGGCAGACGGTGGGCGAAGAGGGGAGATACGACGAAGCAGCGGCTTACGAATTGTTGCATCACGTTCTGCCCGTTCTACAATTCATCCACGATCGCCACGTCATTCATCGCGATATTAACCCGCAAAACTTACTGCGCCCCAATTTCCCTATTGCTAACGCGCCCGTTTTTTTGGTCGATTTTAGTACCGCTAAGGTAACGACAAAAACGAATTTAGCAAAAACCGGGACGATGCTCGGTTCCGCTGCTTATGCTGCACCCGAACAATTGCGCGGAAAAGCCGTTTTCGCCAGCGATCTTTTCAGTTTGGGGATGACTTGCATCTATTTGCTAACGCAGGTTCACCCTTTTGAGTTCTACAGCAGTATGGACGGGAGTGCAGTTTGGGGGGATTTCTTAACAGAACCGCTCAGCCCTCGCTTGCGGGGCATTCTCAATAAAATGATTGCGGAAGGATTGGGCGATCGCTACTCATCGGCAGCCGAAGTCTATCACGATCTCCACGCCGGAGCAATATTGAAGGTTCCGGAATTTGCCCCAAGCTCGAAAGCGACGCTCGCTCCGCGCTGGCGTTGCGTTGGCACGCTGACGGGACATTTAAGCTCGGTTCACGCGATCGCGTTTCACCCTTACGAATCCATCCTCGCCAGCAGTAGCGCCGATCGCACCATTAAGCTTTGGAATCTCGACAGCGGCGAGCAGACGGCAACCCTCACGGGTCACAATAGCATTGTCGCCGCCCTCGCCTACAGTCCCGATGGCGAACTCCTCATCAGCAGCAGTTGGGACTATACGCTGCGGGTTTGGCAAGAAGAAGTCGAAATTCGTACCTTAACCGCCCATAGCGGTTGGGTGAGCGTTTTAGATATCAGTCCCGATGGTAAATTTCTCGTTAGCGGCAGTGCTGACAAAACGATTAAGTTGTGGAACTTAGCCAATGGCGAGTTGCTCGATACGTTTGACGGACATCAGGGGGATGTTGATAGTGTTGCGATCGCGCCGTTTTCTGTTTCTCTAAATCCTGGCGATATTAAAGGCATTCTCGCCAGCGGTAGCGCCGACGGTACGATTAAACTGTGGAATTTAGCGACGGGGAAGGAATTGCGAACCCTCAGCGATCGCGAAAAGAGTACCAATGCCCTGATCTTCAGTCCTACCGGACAACTCCTCATCAGTGGTAGCATCGATGCAACCCTGAAAATTTGGTCGCTTCAGGACGGCGCGATCGTCCATACTCTCAGCGGACACGAAGCCCCCATTAACGCGATCGCCCTCAACCGCGAAGGCAACTTACTTCTCAGCGCCAGCAGCGACAATACGGTTAAACTCTGGCATCCTGCAAGCGGACGCTTGCTACAAACGCTAGAAGAACATGAAGCGGGCGTTCTCGGCGTTGCTATCAGCCCCGACGGGCAACTAATTGCCACTGCCTCTCAAGATAAAACCATTAAACTGTGGCGATTTCAATAA
- a CDS encoding ChaN family lipoprotein, whose translation MKILQFYKISILAVSLVLLGGLSTVKAENVSPASEIMLNSDRKILSELIQTNIIYLGETHDNPEDHQKQLQILQALHQHQSKIAIALEMFQRPFQTAIDRYLAGEITEAELRQQTEYDDRWGYDWEFYAPILRYAKTHKLPVLALNVPSEIARKVAAGGLESLSPEESQQIPPASEIRTDNAAYRQRLEVEFNRHLEAGHGNSKGFERFFLVQVLWDETMAETIAQFWQDRPDYQIVVLAGKGHIEYGDGIPSRVERRLQGSYFVQRSVWLGEFPEGETEPADFAWP comes from the coding sequence ATGAAAATCCTACAATTTTACAAAATTTCAATTCTTGCAGTTAGCTTGGTTTTGTTGGGAGGATTGTCAACGGTTAAAGCGGAAAACGTCAGTCCTGCGAGCGAAATCATGTTAAATAGCGATCGCAAGATTTTGAGCGAGTTGATTCAGACCAATATTATCTATTTAGGAGAAACGCACGATAACCCGGAAGACCATCAAAAGCAATTACAAATTCTTCAAGCATTGCATCAACATCAGAGTAAGATTGCGATCGCGCTCGAAATGTTCCAACGTCCGTTTCAAACCGCGATCGATCGCTATCTCGCTGGTGAGATTACCGAAGCCGAACTGCGCCAACAAACAGAATACGACGATCGCTGGGGCTACGATTGGGAATTTTATGCGCCAATTTTACGCTATGCCAAAACCCACAAGCTGCCCGTCCTGGCTTTAAACGTTCCGAGTGAAATTGCTCGGAAAGTCGCGGCAGGCGGACTCGAAAGCTTAAGCCCCGAAGAAAGCCAGCAAATTCCTCCAGCCTCAGAAATTCGGACGGATAACGCCGCCTATCGCCAGCGTCTCGAAGTTGAATTCAACCGGCATCTAGAAGCAGGACATGGCAACAGCAAAGGCTTTGAGCGCTTCTTTTTAGTGCAAGTTTTGTGGGATGAAACGATGGCTGAAACCATCGCCCAATTTTGGCAAGATCGCCCCGACTATCAAATTGTTGTCTTAGCCGGAAAAGGTCATATTGAGTATGGAGACGGCATTCCCAGCCGCGTCGAGCGCCGCTTGCAGGGGAGCTATTTCGTGCAGCGTTCGGTTTGGTTGGGAGAATTTCCCGAAGGCGAAACCGAACCGGCGGATTTCGCTTGGCCGTGA
- a CDS encoding GNAT family N-acetyltransferase, with protein sequence MVLAIEFLDSRRHIRSDFCCGEESLDSYLCKQATQDIKRRVSTVFVLVDEPEMNVFGYYTLSSYTVNVADLEEKLAKRLPAYPALPATLLGRLAVDNRQKGRGFGELLLIDALKKSLEASQQVASLAVIVDALNEKAASFYRKYGFISFVREPMKLYLPMKSIEELF encoded by the coding sequence ATGGTTCTCGCGATTGAGTTTCTCGATAGCCGAAGGCATATCCGTTCTGACTTTTGCTGTGGAGAAGAGAGTTTGGATAGCTATCTGTGCAAGCAAGCCACTCAGGATATCAAAAGGCGAGTTTCGACTGTCTTTGTTTTAGTTGATGAGCCTGAGATGAATGTTTTCGGTTACTATACGCTCTCCTCGTATACGGTCAATGTCGCAGATTTAGAAGAAAAACTTGCTAAAAGATTACCCGCTTACCCCGCATTACCCGCAACACTACTCGGTCGTCTTGCTGTTGATAATCGCCAAAAAGGGAGAGGGTTTGGCGAACTCTTATTAATCGATGCCCTCAAAAAGTCTTTAGAGGCGAGTCAGCAGGTTGCCTCTCTTGCTGTCATTGTCGATGCTTTGAATGAGAAAGCTGCGAGCTTTTATAGAAAATACGGTTTTATCTCCTTCGTTCGGGAGCCGATGAAGTTGTATTTACCGATGAAGTCTATTGAAGAACTTTTTTAG
- a CDS encoding DUF1778 domain-containing protein, which translates to MTNATDSKLPARLEVRINREAKALVQKAADLEGRTLTDFVIAAVLAEARRAIEQHQTLKLSLEDSNAFVEAILNPPKPKVALKSAALRYKQTIST; encoded by the coding sequence ATGACCAATGCAACGGATTCAAAATTGCCAGCGCGCCTAGAAGTTCGGATAAATCGCGAAGCCAAGGCACTCGTGCAAAAAGCTGCTGACTTAGAAGGACGAACGCTTACAGACTTTGTGATTGCCGCCGTGCTAGCAGAAGCCCGCAGAGCGATCGAGCAACACCAAACTCTGAAGCTCAGTCTTGAAGATAGTAACGCTTTTGTTGAAGCAATTCTCAATCCTCCGAAGCCAAAAGTCGCCTTAAAATCGGCTGCTTTACGGTACAAACAAACCATCTCAACTTAA
- a CDS encoding HNH endonuclease has translation MKQCELCQREVERLTAHHLIPKQAAKRKQANPGSTVNICSACHRQIHAFFDNKYLAQELNTLEKLRSEPKMRKFLVWMGKQDGAKRVRVHRQT, from the coding sequence ATGAAACAGTGCGAATTGTGTCAGCGAGAGGTAGAACGTTTAACCGCGCATCACCTCATCCCCAAACAAGCCGCAAAACGCAAACAAGCAAATCCCGGTTCAACGGTTAACATTTGCTCGGCTTGTCACCGTCAGATTCATGCTTTTTTTGATAACAAATATCTCGCGCAAGAGTTGAATACGTTGGAGAAATTGAGGAGCGAACCGAAAATGCGGAAGTTTCTTGTTTGGATGGGCAAACAGGATGGAGCAAAACGAGTCCGGGTTCATCGTCAAACTTGA
- a CDS encoding PEP-CTERM sorting domain-containing protein (PEP-CTERM proteins occur, often in large numbers, in the proteomes of bacteria that also encode an exosortase, a predicted intramembrane cysteine proteinase. The presence of a PEP-CTERM domain at a protein's C-terminus predicts cleavage within the sorting domain, followed by covalent anchoring to some some component of the (usually Gram-negative) cell surface. Many PEP-CTERM proteins exhibit an unusual sequence composition that includes large numbers of potential glycosylation sites. Expression of one such protein has been shown restore the ability of a bacterium to form floc, a type of biofilm.): MPTATLPNLILTAAGTTLMTLVATTSAQATNFVGDSISISGLTTVAANQSPVTTTVTNPGVEFNNTIPYAGNTVTDVLDFFNGGFTYTISQGLPRNIFFLNDVLTIAGIDSVDNPLRRIITNVTLLDGPANYINSILFNDSVGLDSGSISVSFTDFLWVPTTPITWRFGIETAELPNPTSVPEPTSVLGLLAISAISMGAVLKQKKEGKC, translated from the coding sequence ATGCCTACCGCAACCTTACCTAATCTAATTCTAACTGCTGCTGGAACGACATTAATGACATTAGTCGCAACAACATCGGCACAAGCTACTAATTTCGTAGGTGATAGCATTAGTATTTCGGGTCTCACAACAGTTGCCGCAAATCAGTCTCCTGTAACAACGACAGTTACCAATCCCGGCGTAGAGTTTAATAACACGATTCCTTACGCAGGGAATACAGTTACAGATGTTCTAGACTTTTTTAATGGCGGTTTTACTTACACCATCTCTCAGGGTTTGCCACGTAATATCTTTTTTTTAAACGATGTATTGACAATTGCTGGCATCGATTCCGTTGACAATCCTTTGCGTCGTATCATTACTAACGTTACTCTTCTTGACGGACCTGCTAACTATATTAACAGTATACTCTTTAATGATAGTGTTGGTTTGGATTCTGGAAGTATTAGCGTAAGTTTTACTGACTTTCTATGGGTTCCAACAACACCCATAACTTGGCGTTTTGGGATTGAAACAGCCGAACTACCCAATCCAACTTCTGTCCCCGAACCCACTTCTGTACTCGGCTTACTGGCTATCAGTGCAATAAGTATGGGTGCTGTTCTCAAACAAAAGAAAGAAGGGAAATGCTAA
- a CDS encoding NADAR domain-containing protein produces MTIYFYSTRETPYGCFSNFSRHGFELDGLWWTTSEHYFQAQKFVETDRAWFDKIHGIATPREAATMGRNREHPLRKDWEQVKDEIMYRAVLTKFKSHSDLREILLNTGDELLVENAPNDYYWGCGKDGSGKNKLGITLMAVRKEL; encoded by the coding sequence GTGACGATTTACTTTTACAGCACCCGCGAAACGCCCTACGGCTGTTTTTCTAATTTTTCCCGGCACGGTTTTGAATTAGATGGACTGTGGTGGACGACGAGCGAACACTACTTTCAAGCCCAAAAGTTTGTTGAAACAGACCGCGCCTGGTTCGATAAAATTCACGGCATTGCTACGCCTCGTGAAGCTGCAACAATGGGCAGAAATAGAGAACATCCGCTTCGTAAAGACTGGGAGCAAGTCAAAGATGAAATTATGTACAGGGCAGTTTTAACGAAGTTTAAGAGTCATAGCGATTTGCGCGAAATTCTTTTGAATACGGGGGATGAATTGCTGGTAGAAAATGCCCCAAATGATTATTACTGGGGCTGCGGAAAAGATGGCAGCGGTAAAAATAAACTTGGCATAACATTAATGGCAGTTCGGAAGGAACTCTAA